A single region of the Nocardioides sp. W7 genome encodes:
- the sfnG gene encoding dimethylsulfone monooxygenase SfnG, translated as MNAPIAPVHEPLRFAYWVPNVSGGLVVSKIEQRTDWSYDYNKQLAVLAENNGFEYALSQVRYIASYGAAYQHESTSISLALALATERLKVIAAVHPGLWQPGVLAKLVASADVMTGGRLAVNVVSGWFKDEFTKLGEPWLEHGERYRRSEEFIRYLREIWTSEHAEYSGDFYRLHDFDLRPKPVATPTRPHPEIFMGGNSTDARGMGGRVADWYFMNGNTPDGIADQVRDVSEIARVHGRSVNFGVNGFVVARDTEAEARDVLREIIDKADREAVEGFGSAVKQAGQATGDKKGMWQDSEFSDLVQYNDGFRTGLVGTPEQIAERMLEYKKRGVHLILCGFLHYLEDVEYFGRHVLPIVRELEAAELERVG; from the coding sequence ATGAACGCACCGATCGCCCCCGTCCACGAGCCGCTGAGATTCGCCTACTGGGTCCCCAACGTCAGCGGTGGTCTGGTCGTCAGCAAGATCGAGCAGCGCACCGACTGGAGCTACGACTACAACAAGCAGCTGGCCGTGCTCGCCGAGAACAACGGCTTCGAGTACGCCCTCTCCCAGGTGCGCTACATCGCGTCGTACGGCGCGGCGTACCAGCACGAGTCCACCAGCATCAGCCTCGCGCTCGCGCTGGCCACCGAGCGGCTGAAGGTCATCGCCGCGGTCCACCCCGGGCTGTGGCAGCCGGGCGTGCTCGCCAAGCTGGTGGCGAGCGCCGACGTGATGACCGGTGGCCGGCTGGCCGTCAACGTCGTGAGCGGCTGGTTCAAGGACGAGTTCACCAAGCTCGGCGAGCCCTGGCTCGAGCACGGCGAGCGCTACCGCCGCTCCGAGGAGTTCATCCGCTACCTCCGCGAGATCTGGACCTCCGAGCACGCCGAGTACTCCGGCGACTTCTACCGCCTCCACGACTTCGACCTGAGGCCGAAGCCGGTCGCGACCCCGACCCGCCCGCACCCCGAGATCTTTATGGGCGGCAACTCCACCGACGCCCGCGGCATGGGTGGCCGGGTCGCGGACTGGTACTTCATGAACGGCAACACCCCCGACGGGATCGCCGATCAGGTGCGCGACGTCAGCGAGATCGCCCGGGTGCACGGCCGCTCGGTCAACTTCGGCGTCAACGGCTTCGTCGTGGCCCGCGACACCGAGGCCGAGGCCCGCGACGTGCTGCGCGAGATCATCGACAAGGCCGACCGGGAGGCCGTCGAGGGCTTCGGCTCCGCGGTCAAGCAGGCCGGCCAGGCGACGGGTGACAAGAAGGGCATGTGGCAGGACTCGGAGTTCTCCGACCTGGTCCAGTACAACGACGGCTTCCGCACCGGACTGGTCGGCACGCCCGAGCAGATCGCCGAGCGGATGCTGGAGTACAAGAAGCGCGGCGTGCACCTGATCCTCTGCGGCTTCCTGCACTACCTGGAGGACGTCGAGTACTTCGGCCGGCACGTGCTCCCGATCGTGCGCGAGCTCGAGGCCGCCGAGCTGGAGCGGGTGGGATGA
- a CDS encoding SfnB family sulfur acquisition oxidoreductase, which produces MTTLTTERGPVLDAETAVATAARVAEELADGAADRDAQRILPARELDTLSRSGLLGITVPTAYDGPGLGAATVAEVFRLLAAGDPSVAQIPHSHFVYVNALREQGTPEQQQFFFAEVLAGKRFGNAQSEVGTKHIRDFRTTLRPAGADHWLLDGEKGYSTGALFADWIPVLAHLGEDGPMHVAWVERGADGVTVVDDWDGMGQRTTASGTVRLAGASVPGSRITPFHLTFEGPQTYGAFAQLLHAAIDAGIARAALDEAARFVTTRSRPYPDAGVERAAEDPLVVQAFGELELAVRAAEALLAEAGRAVEHADRHLSAESVGAASLAVAAARASTARAAVEVSSRLFEVAGTRSALASLNLDRHWRNARTHTLHDPVAWKVQHLGRYAVDGTLPPNHGQI; this is translated from the coding sequence ATGACGACCCTCACCACCGAGCGGGGGCCGGTCCTCGACGCCGAGACCGCCGTCGCCACGGCCGCCCGGGTCGCCGAGGAGCTCGCGGACGGCGCCGCCGACCGCGACGCGCAGCGCATCCTGCCGGCGCGCGAGCTCGACACCCTGTCCCGCTCGGGCCTGCTCGGCATCACCGTCCCGACGGCGTACGACGGCCCCGGCCTCGGCGCAGCCACCGTCGCGGAGGTGTTCCGGCTGCTGGCCGCGGGCGACCCCAGCGTCGCGCAGATCCCGCACAGCCACTTCGTCTACGTCAACGCGCTGCGCGAGCAGGGCACCCCCGAGCAGCAGCAGTTCTTCTTCGCCGAGGTGCTGGCCGGGAAGCGGTTCGGCAACGCCCAGTCCGAGGTCGGCACCAAGCACATCCGCGACTTCCGCACCACGCTGCGGCCGGCGGGGGCGGACCACTGGCTGCTGGACGGTGAGAAGGGCTACAGCACCGGCGCGCTCTTCGCGGACTGGATCCCGGTGCTCGCGCACCTCGGGGAGGACGGTCCGATGCACGTCGCGTGGGTCGAGCGAGGAGCCGACGGCGTCACCGTCGTCGATGACTGGGACGGCATGGGCCAGCGCACCACGGCCAGCGGCACGGTGCGGCTGGCGGGCGCGAGCGTGCCCGGATCCCGGATCACGCCGTTCCATCTGACGTTCGAGGGCCCCCAGACGTACGGCGCGTTCGCCCAGCTGCTGCACGCCGCCATCGACGCCGGCATCGCCCGGGCGGCGCTCGACGAGGCGGCGCGGTTCGTGACCACCAGGAGCCGCCCGTACCCCGACGCCGGGGTCGAGCGCGCCGCCGAGGACCCGCTGGTCGTCCAGGCCTTCGGTGAGCTGGAGCTGGCGGTCCGGGCGGCCGAGGCGCTGCTCGCCGAGGCCGGGCGTGCCGTGGAGCACGCCGACCGGCACCTGTCGGCCGAGAGCGTGGGCGCGGCCAGCCTGGCCGTCGCCGCGGCCCGCGCGTCGACGGCCCGCGCCGCGGTCGAGGTGAGCAGCCGGCTCTTCGAGGTCGCCGGCACCCGCTCCGCGCTCGCCTCGCTCAACCTCGACCGGCACTGGCGCAACGCCCGCACCCACACCCTGCACGACCCGGTCGCCTGGAAGGTCCAGCACCTCGGCCGGTACGCCGTGGACGGGACGCTCCCGCCCAACCACGGCCAGATCTGA
- a CDS encoding LLM class flavin-dependent oxidoreductase, translating into MSTLKFHWFLPTNGGDGRNVVGGGHGVEAGASGRPASVPYLGQIARSAEQLGFEAALTPTGAWCEDAWISTAMLSSLSERLKFLVAFRPGLTAPFLAAQMAGTFQNLSGGRLLLNVVTGGEGHEQRMFGDFLDKDGRYARADEFLEIVRRLWAGETVDFEGEHYRVEDAVLTQIPSPQPLIYFGGSSPAALDVAARHADVYLTWGEPPAAVEEKIARVRERAAAEGRELKYGIRLHTIARDTSAAAWAEADRLLENISADDIARVQEGLKRSESEGQRRMLELNQGSKDGLEIHPNLWAGVGLVRGGAGTAMVGSHSEIADLIEQYAAVGIEEFVLSGYPHLEESYWFGEGVLPELTRRGLWEHPAPVVGRASVPFGAPAKVAAS; encoded by the coding sequence ATGAGCACCCTGAAGTTCCACTGGTTCCTGCCGACCAACGGCGGCGACGGCCGCAACGTCGTCGGCGGCGGTCACGGCGTCGAGGCCGGCGCCTCGGGCCGACCGGCCTCGGTGCCGTACCTGGGCCAGATCGCCCGCAGCGCCGAGCAGCTCGGCTTCGAGGCGGCGCTGACGCCGACCGGGGCCTGGTGCGAGGACGCCTGGATCTCGACCGCGATGCTCAGCAGCCTCTCGGAGCGGCTGAAGTTCCTCGTCGCCTTCCGGCCCGGGCTGACCGCACCCTTCCTGGCCGCCCAGATGGCCGGCACCTTCCAGAACCTCTCCGGCGGCCGGCTGCTGCTCAACGTCGTCACCGGCGGCGAGGGCCACGAGCAGCGGATGTTCGGTGACTTCCTCGACAAGGACGGCCGCTACGCCCGCGCCGACGAGTTCCTCGAGATCGTCCGCCGGCTGTGGGCGGGGGAGACCGTGGACTTCGAGGGAGAGCACTACCGGGTCGAGGACGCCGTGCTGACCCAGATCCCGAGCCCGCAGCCGCTGATCTACTTCGGCGGCTCCTCGCCGGCCGCCCTCGACGTCGCCGCCCGGCACGCCGACGTCTACCTCACCTGGGGCGAGCCGCCGGCCGCCGTCGAGGAGAAGATCGCCCGGGTCCGCGAGCGCGCGGCCGCGGAGGGCCGCGAGCTGAAGTACGGCATCCGCCTGCACACCATCGCCCGCGACACCTCCGCGGCAGCCTGGGCCGAGGCCGACCGGCTGCTCGAGAACATCTCCGCCGACGACATCGCCCGCGTGCAGGAGGGCTTGAAGCGCTCGGAGTCCGAGGGCCAGCGCCGGATGCTCGAGCTCAACCAGGGCAGCAAGGACGGCCTCGAGATCCACCCCAACCTCTGGGCCGGCGTCGGCCTGGTCCGCGGCGGGGCCGGCACCGCCATGGTCGGCAGCCACAGCGAGATCGCCGACCTCATCGAGCAGTACGCCGCCGTCGGGATCGAGGAGTTCGTGCTCTCCGGCTACCCGCACCTGGAGGAGTCGTACTGGTTCGGCGAGGGCGTGCTGCCCGAGCTGACCCGCCGCGGGCTGTGGGAGCACCCCGCACCGGTTGTCGGTCGCGCCTCCGTCCCGTTCGGCGCGCCCGCGAAGGTGGCCGCGTCGTGA
- a CDS encoding NAD(P)H-dependent oxidoreductase — protein MSARVAVVVGNPKPASRTLSAASYLARELTGTEPDLVVDLGTVGPALLDWADPEVGRLVAEVGQADLVVVASPTYKATYTGLLKLFLDRFSTTGISGVAVPLMLGGGPAHALAPELTLRPVLSEIGATIPVRGLYVLDAQHDDPAAYADWLAEARARLAPYLSTGALR, from the coding sequence GTGAGCGCCCGCGTCGCCGTCGTCGTCGGCAACCCCAAGCCGGCCAGCCGCACGCTGAGCGCCGCGTCGTACCTCGCCCGCGAGCTCACCGGCACCGAGCCGGACCTGGTGGTCGACCTCGGCACCGTCGGGCCGGCGCTGCTGGACTGGGCCGACCCCGAGGTGGGCCGGCTGGTCGCGGAGGTGGGGCAGGCCGACCTGGTCGTGGTCGCGAGCCCGACGTACAAGGCGACGTACACCGGACTGCTGAAGCTGTTCCTCGACCGGTTCTCCACCACCGGGATCAGCGGCGTCGCCGTCCCCCTGATGCTCGGGGGCGGGCCCGCCCACGCCCTGGCGCCCGAGCTGACGCTGCGCCCGGTGCTCAGCGAGATCGGGGCGACGATCCCGGTCCGGGGGCTCTACGTCCTCGACGCCCAGCACGACGACCCGGCGGCGTACGCCGACTGGCTCGCCGAGGCGCGCGCCCGACTCGCGCCGTACCTCTCGACAGGAGCTCTCCGATGA
- a CDS encoding flavin reductase family protein translates to MTAPSLADGLTTRLTTNQDLDPTRLREAFGIFPSGVVAVAAEVDGSLTGLAASSFSSVSLEPPLVSFSIANSSKTWPDLRRAGHLGVTILADHHGPICRQLAGPVAHRFDGVPVSVSEDGAVTLDEGLARFDCTIYREVEAGDHTIVLLQLHAVEHADTSLPLVFHRSAFGRLSETA, encoded by the coding sequence ATGACCGCCCCTTCCCTGGCAGACGGCCTCACCACCCGCCTCACCACCAACCAGGACCTCGACCCCACCCGGCTGCGGGAGGCATTCGGGATCTTCCCGAGCGGCGTCGTGGCGGTGGCCGCCGAGGTCGACGGGAGCCTGACCGGGCTCGCCGCCAGCTCCTTCAGCTCGGTCAGCCTGGAGCCGCCGCTGGTGTCCTTCTCGATCGCCAACAGCTCCAAGACCTGGCCCGACCTGCGCCGCGCGGGCCACCTGGGCGTGACGATCCTGGCCGACCACCACGGGCCGATCTGCCGCCAGCTGGCCGGGCCGGTCGCGCACCGCTTCGACGGGGTGCCGGTGAGCGTCAGCGAGGACGGTGCCGTGACGCTCGACGAGGGGCTGGCCCGCTTCGACTGCACGATCTACCGCGAGGTCGAGGCCGGCGACCACACGATCGTGCTGCTCCAGCTGCACGCCGTCGAGCACGCCGACACCTCGCTGCCGCTGGTCTTCCACCGCAGCGCGTTCGGACGGCTCTCCGAGACCGCCTAG
- a CDS encoding HNH endonuclease signature motif containing protein translates to MANGELHDCDDASALLAFVRAERQAEARAAANLLASAVAWAAMHSTEALHEAAANWMPGHDEEMAIAGPGAPLVSEFSVLEFAAALGLSTDAGRIYLGDAVELAHRLPKLYGRVQALDLPAWKARRIAKATSDLPIEGAAYVDAHLHTVAHKVSIAQLDRTVEEARVTYDPAEARARREASFEKRHFDIESQQVSFDGTVDVHGTLDLADALDLEDAVARRARELGQLGLDVPVDIRRSIAVGDLARRQLSLELNNGEPAADDPRRKRPRQVVLHVHVSEAALGTTGGDDLHLARIEETRSFVTAEQVKTWCANGDTQVVVKPVIDLDGHVHVDAYETPDRLRERQVLLQHACVFPWCRKPARRCDCDHIDPAALGGPTCDCNIGPLCRRHHRAKTHTRWRYDKLDDTTFVWQTPNGLLFKRDHTGTTELTRPTPQPQP, encoded by the coding sequence ATGGCCAACGGTGAGCTCCACGACTGCGACGACGCATCCGCGTTGCTCGCGTTCGTGCGCGCTGAGCGGCAGGCCGAGGCCCGGGCCGCTGCGAATCTGCTGGCCTCGGCGGTTGCCTGGGCGGCGATGCACTCCACCGAAGCCCTGCACGAGGCCGCGGCGAACTGGATGCCCGGGCACGACGAGGAGATGGCCATCGCCGGTCCCGGTGCGCCGTTGGTCTCGGAGTTCAGTGTTCTGGAGTTCGCTGCCGCGCTCGGTCTGTCCACCGATGCTGGGCGGATCTACCTGGGCGATGCGGTCGAGCTCGCGCACCGGCTCCCGAAGCTCTACGGCCGGGTCCAGGCCCTGGACCTGCCGGCGTGGAAGGCCCGCCGGATCGCCAAAGCCACCAGCGACCTCCCCATTGAGGGTGCGGCCTACGTGGACGCGCACCTGCACACGGTGGCCCACAAGGTCTCGATCGCCCAGCTCGACCGCACCGTCGAGGAAGCCCGGGTGACGTACGACCCCGCCGAAGCTCGGGCCCGGCGGGAGGCGTCGTTCGAGAAGCGACACTTCGACATCGAGTCCCAGCAGGTCTCCTTCGACGGCACCGTCGACGTCCACGGCACCCTCGACCTGGCCGACGCCCTCGACCTCGAGGACGCCGTCGCGCGGCGCGCCCGCGAGCTCGGCCAGCTCGGCCTCGACGTGCCGGTCGACATCCGCCGCTCGATCGCCGTCGGTGACCTCGCCCGCCGGCAACTGTCGCTGGAGCTGAACAACGGTGAGCCCGCCGCGGACGACCCGCGGCGGAAGCGGCCCCGGCAGGTGGTGCTGCACGTGCACGTCTCCGAAGCCGCCCTCGGCACCACTGGCGGTGACGATCTGCACCTGGCCCGGATCGAGGAGACCCGCTCGTTCGTGACGGCCGAGCAGGTGAAGACCTGGTGCGCCAACGGCGACACGCAGGTGGTCGTGAAGCCGGTCATCGACCTCGACGGGCACGTCCACGTCGATGCCTACGAGACCCCGGACCGGCTCCGCGAACGCCAGGTCCTGCTCCAACACGCGTGCGTGTTCCCGTGGTGCCGCAAGCCGGCCCGTCGTTGCGACTGCGACCACATCGACCCCGCCGCCCTCGGCGGACCGACCTGCGACTGCAACATCGGGCCGCTCTGCCGGCGGCACCACCGGGCGAAGACCCACACGCGATGGCGTTACGACAAGCTCGACGACACCACCTTCGTGTGGCAAACCCCGAACGGTCTGCTGTTCAAGCGCGACCACACCGGCACCACCGAGCTCACCCGACCGACCCCACAGCCTCAGCCCTGA
- the hemG gene encoding protoporphyrinogen oxidase — MQPRRAVVVGAGVAGLTAARDLVAAGHDVTVLEATDRVGGKLRRESVAGVAVDVGAEAMLNRRAEGVDLARALGLEVEHPAVVSSRIWSRGVLRPLPRSLMGVPLDLDQLAASEVLSPEGLARVREEPSLPPEPPEAFDEDMSVGDLVDRRFGPEVTDRLVEPLLGGVYAGQARRISARAAVPQLLALARRGSLLERAAALPPSYDGPVFAGLPGGMGRLPEALAAGLDVRTGVTVRALERTATGFRLVTGPTTAPEVVEAETVLLATPAAPSARLLAGVASVAAAELAGVESASMAVVTIAFRAADASAVDGLGSSGFLVPPVEGRRIKASTFSFAKWGWVRAAGRGALDGDDLLFCRTSLGRHGEEVALQATDEELVAWSLADLADATGLTAIPVDVHVQRWGGGLPQYALGHLDRVARVRAAVAEVPGLAVCGASYDGVGIPAVIGSARLAVAQVTG, encoded by the coding sequence GTGCAGCCTCGCCGAGCCGTCGTCGTGGGGGCCGGTGTCGCCGGCCTGACCGCCGCCCGAGACCTGGTCGCCGCCGGCCACGACGTGACCGTGCTGGAGGCGACCGACCGGGTCGGCGGCAAGCTGCGCCGCGAGTCGGTCGCCGGGGTCGCCGTCGACGTCGGCGCCGAGGCGATGCTGAACCGGCGCGCCGAGGGCGTCGACCTGGCCCGCGCCCTGGGTCTGGAGGTCGAGCACCCGGCGGTCGTGTCCTCGCGGATCTGGTCGCGGGGTGTGCTCCGGCCGCTGCCGCGCTCGCTGATGGGCGTGCCGCTCGACCTCGACCAGCTCGCCGCCTCGGAGGTGCTCAGCCCGGAGGGCCTGGCCCGGGTGCGCGAGGAGCCCTCGTTGCCGCCCGAGCCGCCGGAGGCCTTCGACGAGGACATGTCGGTCGGCGACCTGGTCGACCGCCGGTTCGGCCCCGAGGTCACCGACCGCCTGGTGGAGCCGCTGCTCGGCGGGGTGTACGCCGGCCAGGCCCGGCGCATCTCCGCCCGCGCGGCCGTCCCGCAGCTGCTCGCCCTGGCCCGCCGCGGGTCGCTGCTGGAGCGGGCCGCGGCCCTGCCTCCGTCGTACGACGGGCCGGTCTTCGCGGGCCTGCCCGGGGGGATGGGCCGGCTGCCGGAGGCGCTGGCGGCCGGGCTGGACGTCCGGACCGGGGTCACCGTGCGCGCGCTGGAGCGGACCGCGACGGGCTTCCGGCTCGTCACCGGGCCGACCACCGCGCCCGAGGTCGTCGAGGCGGAGACGGTGCTGCTCGCGACCCCCGCAGCACCGAGCGCCCGGCTCCTGGCCGGGGTCGCCTCGGTCGCGGCGGCCGAGCTCGCGGGCGTCGAGTCGGCGTCGATGGCGGTGGTCACCATCGCGTTCCGCGCGGCCGACGCGTCGGCCGTCGACGGACTCGGCTCGTCCGGCTTCCTGGTCCCGCCGGTCGAGGGGAGGCGGATCAAGGCCTCGACCTTCTCGTTCGCGAAGTGGGGCTGGGTCCGGGCCGCCGGACGGGGCGCGCTCGACGGTGACGACCTGCTGTTCTGTCGTACCTCGCTCGGCCGGCACGGCGAGGAGGTGGCGCTGCAGGCCACCGACGAGGAGCTGGTCGCCTGGTCGCTGGCCGACCTCGCCGACGCCACCGGTCTGACGGCGATCCCGGTCGACGTGCACGTGCAGCGCTGGGGCGGCGGGCTGCCGCAGTACGCCCTCGGCCACCTCGACCGGGTCGCCCGCGTCCGGGCCGCGGTCGCGGAGGTGCCCGGACTCGCCGTCTGCGGCGCGTCGTACGACGGCGTCGGGATCCCGGCCGTGATCGGCTCCGCGCGGCTGGCGGTGGCCCAGGTCACCGGCTGA
- a CDS encoding MFS transporter, which translates to MNTLDRRTDYRVTFVVLCLGVATFSLLQSLVNPVLPTIARELDTDQATATWVLTAYLLSASVFTPIIGRVGDKVGKERMLVVALGALAVGSLVAALAPSIGVLIAARVIQGIGGGVLPLTFGIIRDEFPREKIAGAIGTSSALLAVGGGIGLVVAGPLVDALSYHWLFWLPMVATVIATVAAAVLVPESPVRTPGRINVGSALLLSAWLVALLLAASQGHSWGWSSPEVVGLFVAAAVLLPLWVRAEVRSESPLVDMVMMRIPTVWTVNLVALLLGAGMYSLFAFLPAFLQTPSAAGYGFGATVTESGLLLLPQTIGSFLMGVLSGRLAARFGSKALLVVGSVLASVSLFGLALAHGELGYVVVEATGFGFGLGLAFAAMANLVVDAVPPAQTGVASGMNANIRTVGGAIGSAVVASVITSGARADGLPVESGYTVGFLLLAIALAIATLVALLVPVVRARNPLVPGPEAEVPLRRGRDRLAAAPSPGYGREA; encoded by the coding sequence ATGAACACCCTCGACCGCCGCACCGACTACCGGGTGACCTTCGTCGTCCTCTGTCTCGGGGTCGCGACGTTCTCGCTCCTGCAGTCGTTGGTCAACCCGGTGCTGCCGACCATCGCCCGCGAGCTCGACACCGACCAGGCGACCGCGACCTGGGTGCTGACGGCGTACCTGCTCTCGGCCTCGGTGTTCACGCCGATCATCGGACGGGTCGGCGACAAGGTCGGCAAGGAGCGGATGCTGGTCGTCGCGCTGGGCGCGCTCGCGGTGGGCTCACTGGTCGCGGCGCTGGCGCCGTCGATCGGCGTGCTGATCGCGGCCCGCGTCATCCAGGGCATCGGCGGCGGCGTGCTGCCGCTGACCTTCGGCATCATCCGCGACGAGTTCCCGCGCGAGAAGATCGCCGGCGCCATCGGTACGTCGTCCGCCCTGCTCGCCGTCGGCGGCGGCATCGGCCTGGTCGTGGCCGGCCCGCTCGTCGACGCGCTGAGCTACCACTGGCTGTTCTGGCTGCCGATGGTCGCGACCGTGATCGCCACCGTCGCCGCCGCGGTGCTGGTCCCCGAGTCGCCCGTGCGGACCCCGGGACGCATCAACGTCGGCTCGGCACTGCTGCTCTCGGCGTGGCTGGTCGCGCTGCTGCTCGCCGCCAGCCAGGGGCACAGCTGGGGCTGGAGCTCGCCCGAGGTGGTCGGCCTGTTCGTGGCCGCCGCGGTGCTGCTGCCGCTCTGGGTGCGCGCGGAGGTGCGGAGCGAGTCGCCGCTCGTCGACATGGTGATGATGCGGATCCCGACCGTGTGGACGGTCAACCTGGTCGCCCTGCTCCTCGGTGCCGGCATGTACAGCCTGTTCGCGTTCCTGCCCGCCTTCCTGCAGACCCCGTCCGCGGCGGGCTACGGCTTCGGGGCGACCGTCACCGAGTCCGGGCTGCTGCTCCTGCCCCAGACCATCGGGTCCTTCCTGATGGGCGTCCTCTCGGGCCGACTGGCCGCCCGCTTCGGTTCCAAGGCACTGCTCGTGGTCGGCTCGGTCCTGGCCTCCGTCAGCCTCTTCGGGCTGGCCCTCGCCCACGGCGAGCTCGGGTACGTCGTGGTCGAGGCCACCGGCTTCGGCTTCGGGCTGGGGTTGGCCTTCGCCGCCATGGCCAACCTCGTCGTTGACGCGGTTCCGCCGGCGCAGACCGGGGTCGCCAGCGGGATGAACGCCAACATCCGCACGGTCGGCGGCGCGATCGGCTCTGCCGTCGTGGCCAGCGTGATCACCTCCGGTGCCCGTGCCGACGGGCTGCCCGTCGAGTCCGGCTACACCGTGGGCTTCCTGCTCCTGGCGATCGCCCTGGCGATCGCCACCCTGGTCGCCCTGCTCGTCCCCGTCGTCCGCGCGCGCAACCCGCTCGTGCCCGGGCCGGAGGCGGAGGTGCCGCTGCGCCGAGGCCGCGACCGGCTAGCCGCGGCTCCGTCGCCCGGCTACGGCCGGGAGGCCTGA
- a CDS encoding AraC family transcriptional regulator: protein MIAELNRVVKAVEEHLTTEAGDLDVAALARTLATTEHHLRRMFAALAGMPLSAYVRRRRMTVAAGDVVAGREDLLTIAVRHGYGSTEAFGRAFRSVHGAGPSEVRRDGGPLQTQQRLRFVLSVEGDTPMDTRIVESDAFRLVGHATRVPLVHAGANPDIQAFVTAIAPAEHARLKALSDRQPAGLLAVSDDLDPDRAEGSELTYLHGVARAGTAPDDLDSIEVPAGTWAVFRASGPYPAVLQETWAATATQWFPSNPWRLRPGPEIVAVLERADDFSTATTELWLPVEPQASRP from the coding sequence GTGATCGCGGAGCTGAACCGGGTGGTCAAGGCAGTCGAGGAGCACCTCACGACCGAGGCCGGCGATCTGGACGTCGCCGCACTGGCCCGGACGCTCGCCACCACCGAGCACCACCTGCGCCGGATGTTCGCGGCGCTGGCCGGGATGCCGCTGTCGGCGTACGTCCGGCGGCGCCGGATGACGGTGGCCGCGGGCGACGTGGTGGCCGGGCGCGAGGACCTGCTGACGATCGCGGTGCGGCACGGCTACGGCTCGACCGAGGCCTTCGGGCGCGCGTTCCGCTCGGTGCACGGCGCCGGGCCCTCGGAGGTACGACGCGACGGCGGCCCTCTCCAGACACAACAACGGCTCAGGTTCGTCCTGAGCGTCGAAGGAGACACCCCCATGGACACTCGCATCGTCGAGTCCGACGCCTTCCGCCTGGTCGGCCACGCGACCCGGGTGCCGCTCGTGCACGCGGGAGCGAACCCCGACATCCAGGCGTTCGTCACCGCGATCGCGCCGGCCGAGCACGCGCGTCTGAAGGCGCTCTCGGACCGGCAGCCGGCCGGCCTGCTCGCCGTCAGCGACGACCTCGACCCGGACCGGGCCGAGGGCTCCGAGCTGACCTACCTGCACGGCGTCGCCCGGGCCGGTACGGCGCCGGACGACCTCGACTCGATCGAGGTGCCTGCCGGGACCTGGGCGGTGTTCCGCGCCAGCGGCCCCTACCCCGCCGTGCTGCAGGAGACCTGGGCCGCGACGGCCACCCAGTGGTTCCCGTCGAACCCGTGGCGGCTGCGGCCCGGTCCCGAGATCGTGGCGGTGCTGGAGCGCGCCGACGACTTCTCCACCGCCACGACCGAGCTGTGGCTGCCGGTCGAGCCTCAGGCCTCCCGGCCGTAG
- the hemQ gene encoding hydrogen peroxide-dependent heme synthase gives MTSNAARVKEINDSIRYTMWSVFRLADVLGEDADRAGEAAEVEKLYAELAEADVVVRGTYDVSGLRADADVMVWIHATTSEELQAAYHRFRRTAFGRRLAPVWSQLALHRPAEFNKSHVPAFLSDEEPKRHISVYPFVRSYEWYLLEDAERRKMLADHGKMARDYADVRANTVASFSLGDYEWILAFEADELYRIVDLMRHLRGSEARRHVREEIPFYTGALTPIADLIDRLP, from the coding sequence ATGACGTCGAACGCTGCCCGGGTCAAGGAGATCAACGACTCCATCCGCTACACCATGTGGTCGGTCTTCCGGCTCGCCGACGTGCTCGGCGAGGACGCCGATCGTGCGGGGGAGGCCGCCGAGGTCGAGAAGCTGTACGCCGAGCTCGCCGAGGCCGACGTGGTCGTGCGCGGCACCTACGACGTCAGCGGCCTGCGCGCCGACGCCGACGTGATGGTGTGGATCCACGCGACCACCTCCGAGGAGCTGCAGGCGGCGTACCACCGCTTTCGGCGTACGGCGTTCGGCCGCCGCCTCGCGCCGGTCTGGTCGCAGCTGGCGCTGCACCGCCCGGCGGAGTTCAACAAGAGCCACGTGCCGGCGTTCCTCAGCGACGAGGAGCCGAAGCGGCACATCAGCGTCTACCCGTTCGTACGCTCCTACGAGTGGTACCTCCTGGAGGACGCCGAGCGCCGCAAGATGCTCGCCGACCACGGCAAGATGGCCCGTGACTACGCCGACGTGCGCGCCAACACGGTCGCCAGCTTCTCGCTCGGCGACTACGAGTGGATCCTCGCCTTCGAGGCCGACGAGCTCTACCGGATCGTCGACCTGATGCGGCACCTGCGCGGCTCCGAGGCCCGTCGCCACGTGCGCGAGGAGATCCCCTTCTACACCGGCGCGCTCACCCCGATCGCCGACCTGATCGACCGACTTCCTTAG